A single Populus nigra chromosome 13, ddPopNigr1.1, whole genome shotgun sequence DNA region contains:
- the LOC133670851 gene encoding silicon efflux transporter LSI2-like: MDLCPFKKVVLGSVAFAIFRILAVSPAVPFLPIGRTAGSILGATLMVIFKAITPKQAYDAIDLPVLGLLFGTMVVSIYLERADMFKHLGVLLSWKSRGAKDMLCRICIVSAISSALFTNDTACFFLTEFILKIARQNNIRPEPFLFGLASSSNIGSSATPIGNPQNLIIAIQSGISFGEFVLGLLPAVLVGVFVNALILICMFRRLLSDVKEEEDALYEMIVLEDSAVHQISLATMSSPNSLESHEYDPIAEHVNAQRLCELDMCSDSCGEIELMKAVLSKEATDNMFSEIGEPMEERFARGGVQGTMEKMTDLESGPQQSAEESKGLLNRWKRLSWKLCIYLGTVGMLVAFLMGSDMSWTALTAALIFVILDFKDAGPCLEKVSYSLLVFFCGMFITVDGFNRTGIPSSFWNLMEPHALIDHASGIAVLAIAILVLSNVASNVPTVLLLGAKVAASAIAISSSKEKKAWLILAWVSTVAGNLSLLGSAANIIVCELALRAQPSYNITFWSHLKFGVPSTLIVTTISLAVVYCYDD; encoded by the exons ATGGATCTGTGTCCGTTTAAGAAGGTTGTCTTAGGTTCAGTTGCCTTCGCAATCTTTCGGATTTTGGCAGTTTCCCCAGCAGTTCCTTTCTTACCCATTGGAAGGACAGCAGGTTCCATCCTCGGGGCAACTCTTATGGTTATCTTCAAAGCCATCACCCCTAAGCAAGCATATGATGCCATCGACCTCCCTGTACTGGGCCTTCTCTTTGGAACCATGGTTGTAAGCATCTATCTTGAAAGAGCAGACATGTTCAAGCACTTGGGAGTCTTGCTCTCATGGAAGAGTCGGGGTGCGAAGGACATGCTCTGCCGGATCTGCATTGTTTCTGCCATTTCAAGTGCTCTGTTCACTAATGACACCGCATGTTTCTTTCTCACTGAGTTCATATTAAAGATTGCTAGACAAAACAATATTCGACCCGAACCTTTCTTGTTTGGGTTGGCTTCAAGTTCGAATATTGGATCCTCTGCAACTCCAATCGGCAACCCTCAAAACTTGATAATTGCTATTCAAAGTGGCATCTCTTTTGGGGAATTCGTATTGGGACTTCTTCCCGCGGTGCTTGTGGGTGTCTTTGTGAATGCTTTAATTCTTATATGCATGTTTCGGAGGTTGTTATCTgatgttaaggaagaagaagatgctttGTATGAAATGATTGTTCTGGAAGATTCAGCTGTACATCAGATTTCGCTTGCTACCATGTCATCTCCCAATTCTTTGGAATCTCACGAATATGATCCCATTGCAGAACATGTGAACGCCCAGAGGTTGTGTGAATTGGATATGTGCAGTGATTCCTGTGGTGAAATTGAGCTGATGAAAGCAGTCCTTTCAAAGGAGGCAACTGATAATATGTTTTCTGAAATAGGAGAGCCAATGGAGGAAAGATTTGCAAGGGGTGGTGTACAAGGGACCATGGAGAAGATGACTGATTTAGAGTCCGGGCCGCAACAGTCCGCTGAAGAAAGTAAAGGCCTGCTGAATAGATGGAAGAGATTGTCATGGAAGTTGTGTATTTACCTTGGTACTGTTGGAATGCTGGTTGCTTTTCTAATGGGTTCGGACATGTCTTGGACTGCACTCACAGCAGCCCTCATTTTTGTGATTCTTGATTTCAAAGATGCAGGGCCTTGCCTAGAGAAG GTTTCATACTCTCTTCTGGTATTCTTTTGTGGAATGTTTATCACGGTTGATGGCTTCAATAGAACAGGAATTCCTAGCAGTTTCTGGAACTTGATGGAGCCTCATGCACTGATCGATCATGCTAGTGGGATTGCTGTGCTGGCCATTGCAATACTTGTTCTCTCAAATGTTGCTTCGAATGTACCAACTG TTCTTTTGCTAGGAGCAAAGGTAGCTGCTTCTGCCATTGCAATATCTTCTAGTAAAGAGAAGAAAGCTTGGCTCATCCTGGCATGGGTTAGCACAGTTGCGGGAAACCTTTCGCTATTGGGTTCGGCCGCAAACATAATTGTATGTGAACTGGCCCTTCGTGCCCAGCCTAGTTACAATATCACCTTTTGGAGCCATTTGAAGTTCGGTGTTCCATCCACGCTTATTGTCACTACTATCAGCTTAGCCGTTGTATATTGCTATGATGATTGA